From Companilactobacillus heilongjiangensis, one genomic window encodes:
- the prfB gene encoding peptide chain release factor 2 (programmed frameshift), with protein MEFGEIKNRISDMENKITQFRGSLDLESLEEHIAENENKMTENGFWDDHEAAQKLIDENNDLKDQYDNFKSLSEGLDDIKVLAELYQDDPEDELMQQLVDDSDRLAAKLRSYELMMLLSEPYDSHNAILEIHPGAGGTESQDWGEMLLRMYQRWADQHGFTVEIEDYQPGEEAGIKSVSIMIRGKNAYGLLRSERGVHRLVRISPFDSAGRRHTSFASVDVMPELDDSIKVEINDDDLRVDVFRSSGAGGQHINKTSSAVRITHLPTGIVVSSQAQRSQLQNRETAMNMLKAKLFQREQEEQAKKHAEIQGEQMDIGWGSQIRSYVFHPYTMVKDHRSNLSVSNGQGVMDGDLDPFIYAYLQWKLQGAKQ; from the exons ATGGAATTCGGAGAAATTAAAAATAGAATTTCCGACATGGAAAACAAAATAACTCAATTCAGGGGGTCTCTT GACTTAGAAAGTCTAGAAGAGCACATCGCTGAAAATGAAAATAAGATGACTGAGAATGGCTTTTGGGATGACCATGAAGCTGCTCAGAAGTTGATTGATGAAAATAATGATTTGAAGGATCAATACGACAACTTTAAGTCGCTGAGCGAAGGCTTGGATGACATCAAAGTGTTGGCGGAACTTTACCAAGATGATCCAGAAGACGAACTGATGCAACAATTAGTAGACGATTCGGATCGTTTGGCCGCAAAGCTTCGTTCTTATGAGTTAATGATGTTGTTATCTGAACCATATGATTCGCATAATGCAATTTTGGAAATCCATCCAGGTGCTGGTGGGACGGAATCTCAAGACTGGGGCGAAATGTTGTTGAGAATGTACCAACGTTGGGCAGATCAACATGGTTTCACTGTCGAAATTGAAGACTATCAACCTGGTGAAGAAGCCGGTATCAAGAGTGTTTCAATCATGATTCGTGGTAAAAATGCCTATGGGTTGTTACGTTCTGAGCGTGGCGTGCATCGTTTAGTTAGAATCTCACCATTTGATTCAGCTGGCCGTCGTCACACATCATTTGCTTCAGTTGATGTGATGCCTGAACTTGATGACAGTATCAAAGTTGAAATCAATGATGATGACTTACGAGTAGACGTCTTTCGTTCATCTGGTGCTGGTGGTCAACATATCAATAAGACTTCATCAGCTGTCAGAATCACGCATTTACCAACTGGTATCGTAGTCAGTTCCCAAGCACAACGTTCACAATTGCAAAACCGTGAAACAGCCATGAATATGTTAAAAGCTAAACTTTTCCAAAGAGAACAGGAAGAGCAAGCTAAGAAACACGCTGAAATTCAAGGTGAGCAAATGGATATTGGTTGGGGCTCACAGATTCGTTCATACGTTTTCCACCCCTATACGATGGTCAAAGATCACCGTTCTAATCTCTCGGTCAGCAATGGTCAGGGTGTGATGGATGGCGATCTAGATCCATTTATTTATGCTTATCTCCAATGGAAATTACAAGGAGCCAAACAATAA
- a CDS encoding sensor histidine kinase yields the protein MKRRLGPVIAIFISIVIFLILVTFSDSILGDSQNDMFTDETVSYVELKKNHEPADAAKIAGLDYIDTSKENTTMQRKAYDMYHNGRTEPGKDYVTDTTMTTRIMYFMSGSERHIVAKKYNRLWSQSPMTFLIVALMYFLITDSVILFYYRKRQQLSEDIQSVTENLRRVRKSKEMASLILSPGDELYGLVEQTNKISMDINDLRDDVQLRERRFRGLVGHLPIGVMLLNSQGDVLLHNQAMSSLLDVNISNDIHPFIEDVKTYNLSQMIEHTLRKNKNHHREIQLVGNSQKFVDANVIRLIHSREDYDQQVLVILYDLTESRQIERMQVDFVNNVSHELKTPVTSIEGFSETLLNGAKDDPKKLDHFLNIIHDESVRLSELIQDILSLSKVKRDTEKIDTINLNEDINRILDRQSITIKKHHIKVNQQYFGSPDVTANKEKINLVFRNLIKNAISYNKENGQIDLEVHHDEIENRIKFIIKDSGIGISEDDQARIFERFYRVDRSRSLETGGTGLGLAIVKETLDTLDGDIRIESHKGLGTTFTVDIPL from the coding sequence ATGAAAAGAAGATTAGGACCAGTAATTGCTATCTTTATTTCGATAGTTATCTTTCTCATTTTGGTAACGTTCTCTGATAGTATCTTGGGCGATTCGCAAAATGATATGTTCACTGATGAAACAGTTTCTTATGTTGAATTGAAGAAAAACCATGAGCCAGCTGATGCTGCCAAGATTGCTGGTCTGGATTACATCGATACATCTAAGGAAAATACCACGATGCAGCGTAAGGCCTATGATATGTACCACAATGGCCGGACTGAACCAGGTAAGGATTACGTCACTGATACAACAATGACTACCAGAATTATGTATTTCATGTCTGGGTCTGAACGTCATATTGTAGCTAAAAAGTACAATCGTCTGTGGAGCCAGAGTCCAATGACTTTCTTGATTGTTGCTTTGATGTACTTCTTGATTACTGATTCAGTTATCTTGTTCTATTACCGCAAACGTCAACAATTGAGTGAAGATATTCAGAGTGTGACGGAAAACTTGCGTCGTGTTAGAAAGAGTAAAGAGATGGCTTCGTTGATCTTGTCACCAGGCGATGAATTGTATGGCTTGGTTGAACAGACTAACAAGATCAGTATGGATATCAACGACCTTCGTGATGATGTGCAATTACGTGAAAGACGTTTCCGCGGGTTGGTTGGTCACTTGCCAATTGGTGTTATGTTGTTGAACTCACAAGGGGATGTACTGTTACATAACCAAGCAATGTCGAGTTTATTGGACGTCAATATTTCCAATGACATTCATCCATTTATCGAAGATGTTAAAACTTACAACTTAAGTCAGATGATTGAACACACCTTGCGTAAGAACAAGAATCATCATCGTGAAATTCAATTGGTTGGTAACTCGCAAAAATTCGTTGATGCCAATGTTATTCGTCTGATTCATTCACGTGAAGATTATGATCAACAAGTGTTAGTTATCTTGTATGATTTGACGGAGAGCCGTCAGATTGAACGGATGCAAGTCGATTTTGTCAACAATGTCAGTCACGAGTTGAAGACACCAGTAACTTCAATTGAAGGTTTCTCAGAAACACTCTTGAATGGTGCCAAAGATGATCCAAAGAAATTGGACCACTTCCTCAACATTATTCATGACGAAAGTGTTCGTTTGTCGGAACTAATTCAGGATATTTTATCCTTGTCGAAAGTCAAACGTGATACTGAAAAAATTGATACTATCAACTTGAATGAAGATATTAATCGCATTTTGGATCGTCAATCGATTACGATTAAGAAACATCACATCAAGGTAAACCAACAATACTTTGGTAGTCCTGATGTGACAGCTAATAAAGAGAAAATCAATTTAGTATTCCGTAATTTGATTAAGAATGCTATTTCATATAATAAAGAAAATGGTCAGATTGACTTGGAAGTTCACCACGATGAAATTGAAAACCGTATCAAGTTCATCATCAAAGATAGCGGAATTGGAATATCGGAAGATGACCAAGCTCGTATTTTTGAAAGATTCTATCGTGTTGACCGTTCACGTAGTTTAGAGACTGGGGGAACCGGTCTTGGACTCGCGATTGTTAAGGAAACTTTGGATACACTTGATGGTGATATTCGGATTGAATCGCACAAAGGATTGGGTACAACTTTCACAGTTGACATACCA
- a CDS encoding response regulator transcription factor has protein sequence MKKKILVVDDEPSILELIEYNLENNDYQVSTATDGQMAVDKANEGNFDLILLDQMLPKLSGIEVLKQLRKIGNLTPVIFLTAVDAEDNKIEGLISGADDYITKPFSIKELLARIEVVLRRTSHTDKEKSFELDTDVKGLVIDGQEISLTKKEYELLEFLIRNKGIVVSREQIFDNVWGINSNSQMRMVDIQISHLRDKIEQDTKNPQIIKTVHGFGYILEV, from the coding sequence ATGAAAAAGAAAATCTTAGTTGTCGACGATGAACCATCAATTCTCGAATTAATTGAATATAACTTGGAAAATAATGACTACCAAGTTTCCACAGCCACAGACGGCCAAATGGCTGTTGATAAAGCTAATGAGGGTAACTTTGACTTGATTTTATTGGATCAAATGTTGCCTAAATTGAGCGGAATCGAAGTACTCAAGCAGCTGCGAAAAATTGGCAATTTAACGCCGGTTATATTTTTAACTGCAGTTGATGCTGAAGACAATAAGATTGAGGGCTTGATCAGCGGGGCAGATGACTATATTACTAAGCCATTCAGTATCAAGGAACTATTGGCTAGAATTGAAGTGGTTTTGAGAAGAACTTCACATACCGATAAAGAAAAATCTTTCGAACTTGATACAGATGTCAAAGGTTTAGTAATTGATGGTCAAGAAATTTCACTGACAAAAAAAGAGTACGAGTTACTGGAGTTTCTGATTAGAAATAAAGGTATCGTCGTCTCTAGAGAACAAATTTTTGATAATGTTTGGGGAATAAATTCTAATTCACAAATGCGGATGGTTGATATCCAAATTAGCCACCTCCGTGATAAAATTGAACAGGATACAAAGAACCCACAAATAATTAAAACCGTACATGGATTCGGTTATATTTTAGAGGTATAG